A genomic segment from Glycine max cultivar Williams 82 chromosome 1, Glycine_max_v4.0, whole genome shotgun sequence encodes:
- the LOC100810311 gene encoding protein NRT1/ PTR FAMILY 3.1: protein MNSYLTTQLHMPLTKAANTLTNFGGTASLTPLLGAFIADSYAGKFWTVTVASILYQIGMISLTLSAVLPQFRPPPCKGEEVCRQASAGQLAVLYISLLLGALGSGGIRPCIVAFGADQFHESDPKQNTKTWSYFNWYYFVMGVAMLVAVTVLVYIQDNIGWGIGLGIPTIAMFFSIAAFIVGYPLYRNLNPDGSPYTRLVQVIVAAFHKRNVPYLSNPSLLYQNDELDASISLEGKLLHTEQMKFLDKAAIVTEEDDNKISNLWRLNTVHRVEELKTIIRMGPIGASGIFLITAVAQQHTFFLQQAKTMDRHLTKTFQIPAGSMFVFNILTMLITTAFYDRVFIKVARRFTGLDRGISLLQRMGIGFVISTLATLVAGFVEMMRKKAASAHGLLDHPHAIIPISVFWLLPQYSLNGMAEAFMSIGHLEFFYDQAPESMRSTAMALFWASISAGNYVSTLLVTLVHKFSARPNGSNWLPDNNLNKGKLEYFYWLITILQIFNLIYYLICAKLYTYKPIEFQDKGDSSSKGNQIELSSTV from the exons ATGAATAGCTACTTGACAACACAGCTTCATATGCCATTAACGAAAGCAGCTAACACCCTCACTAACTTTGGTGGAACTGCAAGCTTGACACCATTgcttggtgctttcattgctGATTCTTATGCTGGAAAGTTCTGGACTGTTACTGTTGCTTCCATTTTATACCAGATA GGGATGATTAGTTTGACCCTATCAGCAGTGCTTCCACAGTTTAGGCCACCTCCCTGCAAAGGTGAAGAGGTGTGCCGGCAAGCAAGTGCAGGACAGCTGGCAGTGCTCTACATCTCACTCCTTCTTGGGGCACTCGGGTCGGGTGGGATCCGACCCTGCATAGTTGCCTTCGGGGCAGACCAGTTCCATGAGTCGGATCCCAAGCAGAATACAAAGACTTGGTCTTACTTCAACTGGTACTACTTTGTCATGGGAGTAGCAATGCTTGTGGCTGTGACTGTTTTGGTGTACATTCAGGACAACATTGGATGGGGAATAGGCCTTGGAATCCCCACCATTGCAATGTTCTTCTCAATTGCTGCATTCATTGTCGGGTACCCACTTTACCGCAACTTGAACCCGGATGGGAGCCCGTATACTCGGTTGGTGCAAGTGATTGTGGCTGCATTTCACAAGAGAAATGTTCCGTATTTGTCAAACCCTAGTTTGCTCTACCAAAATGATGAACTAGATGCCTCTATTTCTTTGGAAGGGAAGCTTCTTCATACTGAACAGATGAA ATTTTTGGATAAGGCTGCAATTGTGACAGAAGAAGATGACAACAAAATATCTAACTTGTGGAGATTAAACACTGTTCATAGAGTGGAGGAATTGAAGACCATAATAAGGATGGGCCCAATAGGGGCCTCAGGCATTTTTCTCATCACAGCTGTTGCCCAACAACACACATTCTTTCTCCAACAAGCCAAGACCATGGATAGACACCTAACCAAAACCTTTCAAATCCCAGCAGGATCCATGTTTGTCTTCAACATCCTCACCATGCTCATAACCACTGCCTTCTACGACCGAGTCTTCATCAAAGTGGCTCGTAGGTTCACTGGGTTGGACCGTGGCATAAGCTTACTCCAAAGAATGGGTATTGGGTTTGTGATCTCAACCTTGGCCACATTGGTTGCTGGGTTTGTTGAAATGATGAGAAAGAAGGCAGCTTCGGCCCATGGGCTTCTTGACCATCCACATGCCATAATCCCAATATCAGTGTTTTGGCTTTTGCCACAATATAGCCTTAATGGAATGGCCGAGGCCTTTATGTCAATTGGGCACTTGGAGTTTTTTTATGACCAGGCTCCTGAGAGTATGAGGAGCACTGCCATGGCACTATTTTGGGCTTCAATTTCTGCTGGGAATTATGTGAGTACCCTTTTGGTTACTTTGGTCCACAAGTTTAGTGCTAGGCCTAACGGGTCAAATTGGCTCCCTGACAACAACCTCAACAAGGGGAAGTTGGAGTACTTTTATTGGCTCATCACAATACTGCAAATTTTCAATCTTATTTACTACTTGATTTGTGCCAAATTGTATACTTACAAGCCAATTGAATTCCAAGACAAAGGGGATAGTAGCTCAAAAGGGAATCAAATTGAGCTCTCTAGCACAGTTTAA